DNA sequence from the Peptoniphilus sp. GNH genome:
GGGCAGATGTGGGTTCGTCCATTAAGATAACTTCCGGATTAACTGCAAGTGCCCTTGCTATACAAAGCCTTTGCTGCTGACCACCTGATATGGACAGGGCAGATTTTTTCAAATCATTTTTCACTTCGTCCCAAATAGCAGCTTGTTTAAGTGATGACTCAACAATTTCATCAAGCTGAGCCTTGTTTTTAATACCATGAGTTCTTGGACCGTAGGCAATATTTTCGTAGATACTCATGGGAAAGGGATTGGGTTGTTGGAAGACCATCCCAACTCTTTTTCTAAGTTTATTAACATCATAATTCTTCGCATAGATATCCTCGTCATCGAGTTTTATTTCGCCATCAATCTTGCAGCCGACGACTAGGTCGTTCATCCTATTTAAACATTTTAATAGGGTGGATTTGCCGCAACCTGATGGGCCAATAAAGGAAAGGATCTCCCCTTCTTTTATGTCTATGTTTATATTGTTAAGGGCCTTAAAGTTTCCATAGTAGAGATCTAAGTCCCTTACACTCATTTTATTATTCATTATCTAACCTCACTAAATTTGTTTGCAAGTTTTGTCGAAGACCAGTTTATTATTAGGACTAAAATTAATAAGACCATGCCGGTTGCGTAAGCTTCACCCACGTGTTTTCCTTCTGATGAAAGCACATACATATGAAGGGCAAGTGTCCTTGAAGAAGATGTTATTGATGTTGGAAGTGTCGTGGCTGTTCCAAGTGTGTACATTAGGGCAGCAGTTTCTCCCACTACACGACCAATTGATAAAATTATTCCGGATAAAATGCCTGGAATACAAATTGGAAGGACTACCTTAAATATTGTCCTAAGTTTGCCGGCACCAAGGGCAAAGGAACCCTGTCTTATAGATAGATGGACTGACTTTAAGGCCTCTTCAGTGGCTCTTATTATAATTGGAAGTATCATAATTGACACTGTTAGGACACCGGAAATAATAGAAAATCCCATTTTTAATTTTAGCCCAAAGAATATCATCCCAAAAAGTCCGTAGACAATTGAAGGGATGCCTGCAAGAGTTTCTGTTGCAAGTCTTATAGATTTTATAAGTCTGTTTTCAACGTTTGTATATTCTACTAAGAATATGGCTGTGAAAATCCCGATAGGTGAGGCAAATAAAATCGAAAGAATAACTGTTATAAGTGTTGTTACAATAGCAGGGCCCATGGAAAGATTTTCTGTTGTATAGTTAAGGGATAACATGCCAGGTCTAAAGGACAAGGCCCCTTTAATCACAACAAATAAAACTATAAAAATAAGGATAGCAAAAGTCATAGCTGAAAAAAGTCTTGTCGTTATTTTGTAAAAGGACATCTTGCCTACAAAGTGAAGGCCGAGAATTGATATTATAAATAGGGCCAAGAGACTTAGGACAATTATTTTAGTCATTTTTTCCTCTCCTATTCTTAATTATGAAAAAGGCGCAATTTATAATTAGGATAAATATAAATAGGATGCCTGTTGTAGCTATAAGAGCCTGTCTATGTTCTCCAGCAGCATAAGCCATTTCAAGAACGATGTTTGTAGTCATAGTCCTAATTCCCTTTAGGGGATTAAGAGTAAGCCTTGTTTGGTTACCAGCAACGAGAATTACCGCCATAGTTTCACCGATAGCCCGTCCAATACCAAGGATTATTCCTGCAAAGATACCAGATCTTGCAGCAGGAATCATAACTCTTGTTATCGTCTCATCATGACTTGCTCCGAGCGAAAGCGAACCCGAGTAATAAGACTTTGGCACAGTCCTAAGTGAAGCCTCTGCCATAGAAATTATTGTTGGCAATATCATTATTAAAAGCAGGATTGATGCACTTAGTATATTCATCCCGTCGCCGCCAAAAAGGCTCTTGTTAATGGGTACTATGATTGTTAGGGCAAAGAAACCATAGACAATAGATGGTATTGCTGTCATTAGATTTAAAGCTGGTTTTAAAAATTTGTAGATGTTTTTTGGGCAATCAAATGTCAAGTAAGAGGCTACCATGATGGCAATACCTATCGCTCCCATACATGATATGGCTGTGATGATTATTGAGCCAAGTACCATGGATAGGATACCGTAAGTTGGAGGCTTATTCATAGGAGCCCAAGCGTCACTAAAAATAAAATCCTTTACTCCCACCCTTGCCATAAAGGCTAGGGAGTCTTTAAAGATAAAGATACAAATTAGGAGCAAAAAGAAAATGGATAAGACGGAGCAAAATAAGAAGAAATATCTAGATATTTCTTCCCATGAAAATGCTCTTAGCTTTTTATTATCCTTAGAATCTTTTATATTGATATTTTCCATTTTTCCCCTTCAAACTTATTTCACAAGTGCTGACCAGTCTGTTAATTCTCCTGTAAAGATTTGTCTTAGATTTTCAATAGTTACATTTTCAGCTGTATTTTCTTTATTTACAATAACTGCTATACCATCTCTTGCTATTACAGTAAAATCCAGAGCATTTTTTTCCTCATCATTAAGTTCTCTTGATGCCATACCAATTTGTGCTGTTCCTTCCATTGCAGCAGTCATGCCAGCAGATGATCCATTAGATTGGATGTTGATTTCCACCTTGGGATTTTTAACCTTATAGGCTTCGACCAGCTTTTCCATAAGAGGGGTGATTGAAGTTGAGCCTGCAACAGTTAATTTTGCATCATTATCAATTGCTTGGTAAGCAATTTTATTTTTATTCGCAACATATCCTTGCGCTTCGCAAATCTTTTGACCTTCATCAGACATAATAAAGTTTACAAGGTCTTTTGTTTTTTCATCAACAT
Encoded proteins:
- the pstB gene encoding phosphate ABC transporter ATP-binding protein PstB, which codes for MNNKMSVRDLDLYYGNFKALNNINIDIKEGEILSFIGPSGCGKSTLLKCLNRMNDLVVGCKIDGEIKLDDEDIYAKNYDVNKLRKRVGMVFQQPNPFPMSIYENIAYGPRTHGIKNKAQLDEIVESSLKQAAIWDEVKNDLKKSALSISGGQQQRLCIARALAVNPEVILMDEPTSALDPISTGKIEDLAQDLKDKYTIVIVTHNMQQASRISDKTAFFLNGMIVEHAKTVDIFTNPRKEKTELYVTGRFG
- the pstA gene encoding phosphate ABC transporter permease PstA → MTKIIVLSLLALFIISILGLHFVGKMSFYKITTRLFSAMTFAILIFIVLFVVIKGALSFRPGMLSLNYTTENLSMGPAIVTTLITVILSILFASPIGIFTAIFLVEYTNVENRLIKSIRLATETLAGIPSIVYGLFGMIFFGLKLKMGFSIISGVLTVSIMILPIIIRATEEALKSVHLSIRQGSFALGAGKLRTIFKVVLPICIPGILSGIILSIGRVVGETAALMYTLGTATTLPTSITSSSRTLALHMYVLSSEGKHVGEAYATGMVLLILVLIINWSSTKLANKFSEVR
- the pstC gene encoding phosphate ABC transporter permease subunit PstC — encoded protein: MENINIKDSKDNKKLRAFSWEEISRYFFLFCSVLSIFFLLLICIFIFKDSLAFMARVGVKDFIFSDAWAPMNKPPTYGILSMVLGSIIITAISCMGAIGIAIMVASYLTFDCPKNIYKFLKPALNLMTAIPSIVYGFFALTIIVPINKSLFGGDGMNILSASILLLIMILPTIISMAEASLRTVPKSYYSGSLSLGASHDETITRVMIPAARSGIFAGIILGIGRAIGETMAVILVAGNQTRLTLNPLKGIRTMTTNIVLEMAYAAGEHRQALIATTGILFIFILIINCAFFIIKNRRGKND
- a CDS encoding extracellular solute-binding protein; this encodes MKLKNFGKVALILCLGASLVACGDDKKENSTAKETKASSSINVITREQGSGTRSAFTELTGVLVKDGNTKTDKTYAEAAVQSSTDAVLTTVQNDAAAIGYISLGSLNDDVKALKVEGIEATAENIKSNAYKLARPFNLAYKKDVDEKTKDLVNFIMSDEGQKICEAQGYVANKNKIAYQAIDNDAKLTVAGSTSITPLMEKLVEAYKVKNPKVEINIQSNGSSAGMTAAMEGTAQIGMASRELNDEEKNALDFTVIARDGIAVIVNKENTAENVTIENLRQIFTGELTDWSALVK